In Archocentrus centrarchus isolate MPI-CPG fArcCen1 chromosome 1, fArcCen1, whole genome shotgun sequence, the following proteins share a genomic window:
- the LOC115778602 gene encoding uncharacterized protein LOC115778602, whose translation MELSAVGDRVFAAEAILKRRVRKGRLEYLVKWKGWAMKHSTWEPEENILDDRLILGFEQKERERELHGPKKRGPKPKNFVTKGRGHKGETSGRASNSRQTTSRPTSSTSSRAASSSSSSASPHHIPSSSSSTVAPSPKLNSLAATHKLKKDIHRCHRMSRRPLPRTDPMATTFSTPGGFPSRMHVSPFSETVRILNRRVKPREVKRGRIILNLKVIDKAGRGGTAAGSRNISAGRQNIPSRNRIIGKKGEAPYRPFQPPLKMLGFPMYGKPFGLQCGGAVPFHSHPGSCSSTGARDSRTTSSQYQSPPSPSSSSGSEGKSPTNATSAQSQPATGASPSSKDPKSSKPHAETQKSQSTKPSTPAPSLDANQAASSSPFLPASPSSSVEDEEDEGAPDRTVPTEEGRKNLRQRRAKHQLPITLPATTPGDQISAPAEPQRVPAEGDPDWHPEMAPSCKDVVVTDVTTNLVTVTIKEFPSPASCPASPSASPENASSPAPVTAPDDASPAKPSTSLIFTVIMKFAVVLVGAGTLAFLGAVICIIASVYPRKRAALLSDNSTLTSESLLQPLEPGSVAHAGPLGALHGAESYDGGNGLGGIGVEVPTLNELNLGEETGGGSAKQFSFSRLICTPVPIGECKTKDLRQRRDQQQRQQQADDPLYGTGDEDLRTTAEELRQMVLQQNDQILMDQRTIRELTGKLSECESGLEDERSVPERSIGVWSGNRRVMAGDDVTSSAAAQLQTARAVEELARAIMELKDRIEKLEAEIGPAALNLTDTSVGASSGSSGVSSSSPAVNSGKAPAPPTGSASSPSAGAAPGGRRPASPGPSVSRPPAKGSPGRGKSTWRVEDLEGELERKIKMLEKERQAMRKETQGQHEKINKGIDTVSHRVTELEHTLTEPPFPDGFVISFPMRTNYMYGLVRKEITEMYAFTACLWLKAKEGGIGTPFSYSVPGQPNELVLLQGVHNPVELLINDKVAQLPLSLPQDEWQHICVSWTLRDGVWKAYQGGKMKGRGEGLAAWHPIKPGGVLILGQEQDTLGGRFDASQALVGELSQFNLWDRVLKPAEVAAVADCSSSALGNIAPWTDHDVDVYGGATKESLDPCHAAQRSNPSGPKQ comes from the exons ATGGAGCTCTCGGCGGTGGGAGATCGCGTTTTCGCCGCGGAAGCCATACTTAAACGCCGCGTCCGTAAG GGAAGGCTTGAATACCTGGTGAAATGGAAAGGATGGGCAATGAA GCACAGCACTTGGGAGCCGGAGGAGAACATCCTGGATGACAGACTGATTTTGGGGTTTGAACAAAA AGAGCGGGAAAGAGAATTGCATGGGCCAAAGAAAAGGGGACCAAAACCCAAGAACTTTGTTACAAAG GGTCGTGGTCATAAAGGGGAGACCAGCGGGCGAGCCTCAAACAGCCGTCAGACCACTTCGCGCCCCACTTCGTCCACTTCCAGTCGGgcagcttcctcctcctcctcctctgcctcaccTCATCATATACCATCGTCCTCCAGCTCAACTGTCGCACCTTCTCCTAAACTCAACTCACTTGCAGCCACCCACAAACTGAAGAAAGACATTCACCGTTGCCACCGAATGTCCCGGCGCCCTCTGCCTCGCACTGACCCCATGGCGACCACCTTCTCCACTCCTGGTGGCTTCCCCTCCCGCATGCATGTCTCCCCCTTCTCTGAAACCGTCCGCATCCTTAACCGTAGGGTGAAACCCCGAGAAGTCAAGAGAGGTCGAATCATCCTCAATCTGAAGGTCATTGACAAAGCGGGTAGGGGTGGCACAGCTGCAGGGAGTAGGAATATTTCAGCAGGACGTCAAAACATCCCATCCCGCAATCGCATCATTGGGAAGAAGGGAGAAGCCCCATATAGACCTTTCCAGCCTCCTCTGAAGATGCTGGGGTTTCCGATGTACGGGAAGCCATTTGGGCTGCAGTGTGGAGGAGCTGTGCCTTTTCACTCCCACCCAGGTTCATGTTCCAGCACAGGAGCTAGGGACAGCCGCACCACCTCTTCTCAGTACCAGTCACCACCTTCTCCTTCCAGCTCCAGTGGGTCTGAAGGAAAATCCCCCACCAATGCTACATCTGCCCAGTCTCAGCCTGCCACTGGGGCCTCACCTTCTAGCAAGGATCCCAAGTCCAGTAAACCTCACGCAGAGACCCAGAAGAGCCAGAGCACCAAGCCCTCCACCCCTGCCCCGTCCTTGGATGCAAACCAGGCTGCATCATCATCACCCTTCCTCCCCGCCTCTCCCTCTTCTTCAGTGGAAGATGAAGAAGACGAGGGTGCCCCGGACCGTACGGTGCCGACAGAGGAAGGCAGGAAAAATCTTCGCCAACGCAGGGCTAAACATCAGTTGCCCATCACGCTTCCCGCTACCACTCCAGGGGACCAAATCTCTGCCCCTGCTGAACCCCAGAGGGTGCCTGCTGAAGGAGACCCCGACTGGCACCCTGAAATGGCGCCGAGCTGCAAAGATGTCGTGGTCACGGATGTGACCACCAACCTTGTCACCGTCACCATAAAAGAGTTCCCCTCCCCTGCCTCCTGCCCTGCTTCGCCTTCTGCCAGCCCCGAAAATGCCTCTTCCCCTGCTCCTGTCACCGCCCCTGATGATGCCTCCCCAGCGAAGCCA TCTACATCACTGATCTTCACGGTCATAATGAAGTTCGCGGTGGTGCTTGTGGGAGCTGGCACCCTGGCCTTTCTCGGCGCGGTCATCTGCATCATCGCCAGTGTTTATCCCCGCAAACGCGCCGCTCTTCTCAGCGATAATAGCACCTTGACATCGGAGTCGCTGCTCCAGCCCCTGGAACCGGGATCGGTGGCCCACGCCGGACCGCTGGGCGCGCTGCATGGCGCAGAGTCGTACGATGGTGGAAACGGGCTCGGCGGCATTGGCGTGGAAGTTCCCACTCTCAACGAGCTTAACCTTGGGGAGGAGACGGGTGGAGGGTCAGCGAAACAGTTCAGCTTCAGCCGACTGATCTGCACTCCTGTACCGATCGGAGAGTGCAAGACCAAAGATCTGAGGCAGCGTAGGGaccagcagcagcggcagcagcaggcGGATGATCCGCTCTACGGGACCGGAGATGAAGATCTCCGGACCACCGCGGAGGAACTCCGGCAGATGGTCCTGCAGCAGAACGACCAGATCCTCATGGATCAGAGGACAATTCGGGAGCTGACCGGAAAGCTAAGTGAGTGTGAGAGCGGTCTGGAGGACGAGCGGAGCGTCCCGGAGCGGAGCATCGGGGTCTGGAGTGGTAACCGCCGCGTCATGGCCGGGGATGATGTGACCTCATCTGCCGCGGCACAGCTGCAGACGGCGCgggctgtggaggagctggcTCGGGCCATTATGGAGCTGAAGGATCGCATCGAGAAACTTGAG GCGGAGATAGGCCCTGCTGCCCTGAACCTCACCGACACATCTGTGGGCGCAAGTAGCGGCAGCAGCGgcgtcagcagcagcagcccagcTGTTAACAGCGGCAAGGCTCCAGCTCCACCCACCGGCAGCGCTTCCTCCCCATCCGCAGGTGCTGCCCCAGGGGGCCGCCGTCCTGCTTCCCCGGGCCCCTCTGTCTCGAGGCCTCCCGCTAAGGGTTCCCCCGGGCGTGGGAAGAGCACCTGGAGGGTGGAGGACCTAGAAGGCGAGCTGGAGAGGAAGATAAAGATGCTAGAGAAGGAGAGACAGGCCATGAGGAAGGAGACACAGGGCCAGCATGAGAAGATCAACAAGGGCATCGACACTGTCAGCCATCGCGTCACTGAGCTGGAACACA CACTGACAGAGCCGCCGTTCCCTGATGGCTTTGTCATCTCCTTCCCCATGCGCACCAACTACATGTACGGCCTGGTGAGAAAAGAGATTACTGAGATGTATGCCTTCACTGCCTGCCTATGGCTCAAAGCCAAAGAAGGTGGCATCGGGACCCCCTTCTCCTACTCTGTGCCGGGGCAGCCCAATGAGCTGGTGCTGTTACAGGGAGTCCACAACCCTGTGGAGCTGCTTATTAACGACAAG GTGGCGCAGCTGCCGCTGTCCCTGCCACAGGATGAGTGGCAGCACATCTGTGTCAGCTGGACCCTCAGGGATGGGGTTTGGAAAGCCTACCAGGGTGGGAAGATGAAGGGCAGAGGCGAGGGACTGGCGGCCTGGCACCCAATCAAACCCGGGGGAGTCCTCATTCTGGGACAGGAACAG GACACACTGGGGGGGCGTTTTGATGCCTCCCAGGCCCTGGTCGGAGAGCTCTCCCAATTCAACCTGTGGGACCGGGTGCtgaagccagctgaggtggcgGCCGTGGCTGACTGCAGCTCCTCGGCGCTGGGCAACATCGCGCCCTGGACCGACCATGATGTAGATGTCTATGGTGGAGCCACCAAGGAGTCCCTGGACCCGTGCCACGCTGCCCAGAGATCCAACCCCTCTGGCCCCAAACAGTGA